TGGCGCTGGCGCTGCGTGACGTTCCTGACGCCAACGTCTCCTGGACGGAAAGCGCCATGGTCAAGCACAAGCACGCGGATGTCGGCGTTGCCGTTTCCATTCCGGGTGGCCTGATCACGCCGATCATCCGCAAAGCGGAAGAAAAGTCGCTCTCCACCATCTCCAACGAGATGAAGGACTACGGCAAGCGCGCGAAAGAGCGCAAGCTGAAGCCCGAGGAATATCAGGGCGGTACGACTGCCGTGTCCAACATGGGCATGATGGGCGTGAAAAGCTTCTCCGCCGTCATCAACCCGCCGCACGCCACCATTCTGGCTGTCGGTGCGGGCGAACAGCGTGCCGTCGTGAAGAACGGCGAGATCAAGATCGCCAACGTCATGACGGTCACGCTTTCCACCGACCATCGCTGCGTCGATGGCGCGCTCGGAGCCGAACTGATCGGCGCGTTCAAGCGCTACATCGAAAACCCGATGGGCATGCTGGTTTGATCGGAGAATAATATGGTGAAGTCGGTCCTCTGCTTTGGCGATTCTCTCACATGGGGATCAAATGCGGAAACGGGTGGCCGGCACAGCCATGACGATCTTTGGCCGAGCGTCTTGCAGAAGGCGCTCGGTTCCGACGTGCATGTGATCCACGAGGGTCTGGGCGGTCGCACCACCGCTTATGACGACCACACCGGCGATTGCGACCGCAATGGCGCAAGGCTTTTGCCGACGCTGCTGCATAGCCACGCGCCGCTGGATATGGTTATCATCATGCTCGGCACCAACGACATGAAGCCGGCGATCCATGGTTCGGCCATTGTCGCCATGAAGGGTGTCGAGCGGCTGGTGAAACTCACGCGCAACCACGTCTGGCAGGTGTCGGACTGGGAAGCACCTGACGTTCTGATCGTCGCGCCGCCGCAACTATGCGAAACGGCCAATCCGTTCATGGGCGCGATCTTTCGTGATGCTATCGACGAATCGGCGATGCTGGCTTCCGTCTACAGGGACCTTGCCGATGAACTCGATTGCGGCTTTTTCGATGCCGGGTCGGTTGCCCGCACGACGCCGGTGGACGGCGTTCATCTCGATGCTGAAAACACACGGGCCATCGGCCGCGGGCTGGAGCCCGTCGTCCGCATGATGCTCGGACTTTGACACTCATTCTCGTTTCGGGACGGTTTACCATCATCCGAACAAGACAAGGCAGGATTTCCAATGGCTCAATCTTATGACGTCATCATCATCGGTTCGGGACCGGGCGGTTATATTGCCGCGATCCGCGCAGCCCAGCTCGGCATGAAGGTTGCCGTCGTCGAGCGCGAACATCTGGCGGGCATCTGCTCCAACTGGGGCTGCATTCCTACCAAGGCCCTGCTGCGCACCGCCGATGTCATGCACACCGCCACCCACGCCAAGGATTACGGCCTGACGCTGGAAGGTTCGATCAAGCCTGACGTGAAGGCAATCGTGGCGCGCTCGCGCGGCATTGCTGCGCGCATGAACAACGGCGTCGGTTTCCTGTTCAAGAAGAACAAGGTCGATATCATCTGGGGTGAAGCGAAAATCACCAAGCCCGGCGAAATCGTTGTCGGCAAGTCCACCAAGCCGGTGGTTCAGCCGCAGGGTCCGGTTCCGAAGAACACGCTGGGCGAGGGCACTTACACCGCCAAGCACATCATCGTCGCAACAGGCGCCCGCCCGCGCGCGCTTCCGGGCATCGAGCCGGACGGCAAGCTGATCTGGACCTATTTCGAGGCGATGAAGCCGGAAGAGCTGCCGAAGTCGCT
This window of the Agrobacterium fabrum str. C58 genome carries:
- a CDS encoding SGNH/GDSL hydrolase family protein, with product MVKSVLCFGDSLTWGSNAETGGRHSHDDLWPSVLQKALGSDVHVIHEGLGGRTTAYDDHTGDCDRNGARLLPTLLHSHAPLDMVIIMLGTNDMKPAIHGSAIVAMKGVERLVKLTRNHVWQVSDWEAPDVLIVAPPQLCETANPFMGAIFRDAIDESAMLASVYRDLADELDCGFFDAGSVARTTPVDGVHLDAENTRAIGRGLEPVVRMMLGL